A DNA window from Amycolatopsis sp. DSM 110486 contains the following coding sequences:
- a CDS encoding potassium/proton antiporter produces the protein MDQLPVVLGVGGVVLLASVLAVRVSIRLGLPSLLLYLGIGVALGESGIGIHFDNSSLTQSLGLAALVMILTEGGLTTRWSAVKSSLGPGILLSTVAVIVSIVVTGTALHWLLGLDWRFGLLWGAVLASTDAAAVFSVLRTFSVGPKLVGTLELESGLNDAPAYIAVVALSSAAALDWTLPLLVVYELAAGLVLGLLFGWLGAMALRRAALPATGLYPLATVAVCILAYSSGQLAHASGLMATYVAGLVLGNSRLPHRSDTLSFAEGLGWLAQIGLFVLLGLYASPSRILEALIPGLVAGAVVLLLARPLSVVLSLLPFRLPWREQTFLSWAGLRGAVPIVLALIPLSQGVPGAERLVDAVFVLVVVLTLLQGATLGPVARLLGLAKPSEAHEIEVDAAPLDELGAELLQVRIQKGSKLHGVYISELGLPAGATVSLVVRRGSGFTPQKTSRLQEDDQLLVVTTAGVRDATERRIRAVDRAGRLARWRGELGR, from the coding sequence ATGGACCAGCTTCCCGTCGTGCTCGGCGTCGGCGGTGTCGTCCTGCTCGCGTCGGTGCTCGCCGTGCGCGTGTCGATCCGCCTCGGTCTCCCGTCGCTGCTGCTGTACCTCGGCATCGGTGTGGCGCTGGGCGAATCGGGCATCGGGATCCACTTCGACAACTCGAGCCTGACGCAGTCGCTGGGGCTGGCCGCGCTCGTCATGATCCTCACCGAAGGTGGCCTCACCACGCGCTGGAGCGCGGTGAAATCCTCGCTGGGCCCGGGAATCCTGCTGTCCACAGTGGCCGTGATCGTGAGCATCGTGGTCACCGGCACGGCCCTGCACTGGCTGCTCGGCCTCGACTGGCGGTTCGGGCTGCTGTGGGGCGCGGTACTCGCGTCGACCGACGCGGCGGCGGTGTTTTCGGTGCTGCGCACGTTCTCCGTGGGGCCGAAGCTCGTGGGTACGCTGGAGCTGGAATCCGGGCTCAACGACGCACCCGCGTACATCGCGGTCGTGGCGCTCTCCTCGGCGGCCGCGTTGGACTGGACCCTGCCGCTGTTGGTCGTTTACGAACTCGCCGCCGGGCTCGTGCTGGGTTTGCTGTTCGGGTGGCTGGGTGCGATGGCGCTGCGCCGGGCCGCGTTGCCGGCCACGGGCCTCTACCCGCTCGCGACGGTGGCCGTGTGCATCCTCGCGTACTCCAGTGGGCAGCTGGCGCACGCGTCGGGCCTGATGGCCACCTACGTCGCCGGTCTCGTGCTGGGCAACTCGCGGCTGCCGCACCGCTCCGACACGCTCTCGTTCGCCGAGGGGCTCGGCTGGCTCGCGCAGATCGGGCTGTTCGTGCTGCTCGGTCTCTACGCCTCGCCCAGCCGGATCCTCGAGGCGCTCATCCCGGGTCTCGTCGCGGGCGCGGTGGTGCTGCTGCTCGCGCGCCCGTTGTCGGTGGTCTTGTCGTTGCTGCCGTTCCGGCTGCCGTGGCGGGAGCAGACGTTCCTGTCGTGGGCCGGGTTGCGCGGGGCCGTGCCGATCGTGCTGGCGCTGATCCCGCTGTCCCAGGGTGTGCCGGGCGCGGAGCGACTCGTCGACGCCGTGTTCGTGCTGGTCGTCGTGCTGACGCTGCTGCAGGGGGCCACACTCGGCCCGGTCGCGCGGCTGCTGGGCCTCGCAAAACCCTCCGAGGCGCACGAGATCGAGGTCGACGCCGCGCCGCTGGACGAGCTCGGCGCCGAGCTGCTGCAGGTGCGCATCCAGAAGGGCTCGAAGCTGCACGGCGTGTACATCTCCGAGCTCGGCCTGCCCGCCGGCGCCACCGTGAGCCTCGTGGTCCGCCGCGGCTCCGGGTTCACGCCGCAGAAGACCAGCCGCCTGCAGGAGGACGACCAGCTGCTGGTGGTCACCACGGCCGGGGTCCGCGACGCGACCGAGCGCCGGATCCGCGCCGTCGACCGGGCCGGGCGGCTCGCGCGCTGGCGCGGTGAGCTGGGCCGTTGA
- a CDS encoding helix-turn-helix transcriptional regulator, protein METVALAEVAAVLADPSRATMCLALLDGRAWTIGELAAAARIAVSTASEHVTRLHDAGFVARVKQGRHAYVRIADPRVAELIEHLAQHAEHREPVGLKASLRTQRLSFARSCYDHLAGTVGVALREGLIAKGIVDTGDGLTLTAAGREVLGGLGVAVPERGRRPLLRDCLDWTERRDHLAGAVPAAILARAVDAGWVTRDRQRAVRLRPAGEKPFAALGVDLATLSGG, encoded by the coding sequence ATGGAGACCGTCGCGCTGGCCGAGGTGGCCGCGGTGCTCGCCGACCCGAGCCGGGCGACGATGTGCCTCGCCCTGCTGGACGGGCGCGCCTGGACGATCGGCGAGCTGGCCGCGGCGGCGCGGATCGCGGTGTCGACCGCGAGCGAGCACGTGACGCGGCTGCACGACGCCGGGTTCGTCGCGCGGGTGAAGCAGGGCCGGCACGCGTACGTCCGCATCGCCGACCCGCGGGTGGCCGAGCTGATCGAGCACTTGGCGCAGCACGCCGAGCACCGCGAACCGGTGGGGCTGAAGGCGTCCCTGCGTACGCAGCGGCTGAGTTTCGCGCGCAGCTGCTACGACCACCTCGCGGGCACCGTCGGTGTGGCGCTGCGCGAGGGCTTGATCGCGAAGGGGATCGTCGACACCGGCGACGGGCTGACGCTGACCGCGGCCGGGCGCGAGGTGCTCGGCGGGCTCGGTGTCGCCGTGCCGGAGCGCGGCCGGCGCCCGCTGCTGCGTGACTGTCTGGATTGGACGGAGCGGCGCGACCACCTCGCCGGTGCCGTGCCCGCGGCGATCCTGGCGCGGGCCGTCGACGCGGGGTGGGTGACCCGCGACCGGCAACGCGCGGTGCGGTTGAGGCCGGCCGGGGAGAAGCCGTTCGCGGCGCTCGGTGTCGATCTGGCGACACTCAGTGGGGGCTGA
- a CDS encoding penicillin-binding transpeptidase domain-containing protein, giving the protein MSPAGKRAVLIGGAVAMVAIVVAAVVLLTGGSPAPEAAAEPTESSVAAGPVAPDPTSAAQLYLKDFAGNQTDEASLLTDNPHDAAAALRDAWYTLKPQDVQAKVDKVEPAAAAATKTAASYTLTWNLGPGHVWSYSGSFDVVKSGDSWRVHWTPASLHPKLQAGQRLVIATAAADEAAVVDRDGKPVVISGPGGTHLDPAAKFPLLTQALTGQGTSAPSDTFAVQRVDTAGKALETLYGKTESGQQAVKSTVSVSVQNAAQSAVDSYRGKAVIVAIQPSNGGVLAVAQNAAAGTSPSALNGLYAPGSTFKIATATAALEAGIVTKDSQVACPLTARIGTRTISNEGFDLGTTTVHRAFAHSCNTSFGQLASQLPPDALAKAASQYGLNADFDIPGLTTEMGKVGAAGSADEQVEDGIGQGTVQVSPFGEAVMAATVAAGKAVTPKLWLDASSATTVNDGYHAPSASVLASVRAMMREVVTGGTATGLARSGTVYGKTGTAQFGDGAEAHGWFVGYRGDVAFCVFLEGGNDSGPAVTLGAKFLTGVK; this is encoded by the coding sequence GTGAGTCCTGCCGGAAAGAGAGCCGTCCTCATCGGGGGCGCGGTCGCCATGGTCGCGATCGTCGTCGCGGCGGTGGTATTGCTGACCGGTGGTTCGCCGGCACCCGAGGCGGCCGCCGAGCCGACCGAGAGCTCGGTCGCGGCGGGACCGGTCGCCCCGGATCCGACGTCGGCGGCGCAGCTGTACCTGAAGGACTTCGCGGGCAACCAGACCGACGAGGCCAGCCTGCTCACCGACAACCCGCACGACGCGGCCGCCGCGCTGCGCGACGCCTGGTACACGCTCAAGCCGCAGGACGTGCAGGCCAAGGTCGACAAGGTCGAGCCCGCCGCCGCGGCCGCGACGAAGACGGCCGCGAGCTACACGCTCACCTGGAACCTCGGCCCCGGCCACGTCTGGTCCTACAGCGGCAGCTTCGATGTGGTGAAGTCCGGCGACAGCTGGCGGGTGCACTGGACGCCCGCCTCGCTGCACCCGAAGCTGCAGGCCGGCCAGCGGCTCGTGATCGCGACCGCGGCGGCCGACGAGGCCGCCGTGGTGGATCGCGACGGCAAGCCGGTGGTCATCAGCGGGCCGGGTGGCACGCACCTCGATCCTGCCGCGAAGTTTCCGTTGCTGACGCAGGCGCTGACCGGGCAGGGCACGTCGGCGCCGTCCGACACCTTCGCGGTCCAGCGGGTCGACACCGCGGGCAAGGCGCTGGAAACGCTCTACGGCAAGACCGAGAGCGGGCAGCAGGCGGTGAAGTCCACGGTGAGCGTCTCCGTGCAGAACGCGGCCCAGTCGGCCGTCGACTCCTACCGCGGCAAGGCCGTGATCGTGGCGATCCAGCCCTCCAACGGCGGGGTGCTGGCGGTGGCGCAGAACGCCGCTGCGGGCACGAGTCCCTCGGCGCTGAACGGCCTGTACGCGCCGGGTTCGACGTTCAAGATCGCGACCGCGACGGCGGCCCTGGAGGCCGGCATCGTCACCAAAGACTCGCAGGTGGCGTGCCCGCTCACCGCGCGGATCGGCACCCGCACGATCTCCAACGAGGGCTTCGACCTCGGCACCACCACCGTGCACCGCGCGTTCGCGCATTCGTGCAACACCTCGTTCGGCCAGCTCGCCTCGCAGCTGCCGCCGGACGCGTTGGCCAAAGCCGCGAGCCAGTACGGCCTCAACGCCGACTTCGACATCCCCGGCCTCACCACCGAGATGGGCAAGGTCGGCGCCGCCGGCAGCGCCGATGAGCAGGTGGAGGACGGCATCGGCCAGGGCACCGTGCAGGTGAGCCCGTTCGGCGAGGCGGTGATGGCCGCGACGGTGGCCGCGGGCAAGGCGGTGACGCCGAAGCTGTGGCTGGACGCCTCGTCGGCCACGACCGTCAACGACGGCTACCACGCGCCGTCGGCGAGCGTGCTGGCCTCGGTGCGCGCGATGATGCGCGAGGTCGTCACGGGCGGCACCGCGACCGGACTGGCGCGCTCGGGCACGGTCTACGGCAAGACCGGCACCGCGCAGTTCGGTGACGGCGCCGAAGCGCACGGCTGGTTCGTGGGCTATCGCGGAGACGTCGCGTTCTGTGTGTTCCTGGAGGGCGGAAACGACTCCGGCCCCGCCGTCACACTCGGCGCGAAGTTCCTGACCGGCGTGAAGTAG
- the lspA gene encoding signal peptidase II: protein MSGDAASAVSEEPEAPVVLPKRRVGLVFAVAALIWVIDLVSKNLVAANLEGKEPVRILGGLIYLQVIRNPGAAFSMATGMTWVLALVAAAVAVAIIWLSRRLRSVGWAIGLGLVLAGALGNLTDRIFRAPGPLRGHVIDFISAFAPNGEGFAIFNIADSAICCGGVLIVLLSLLGKDYDGTSTRDKNSKKETA from the coding sequence GTGAGCGGTGACGCGGCCTCAGCGGTCTCGGAGGAGCCCGAAGCGCCCGTGGTGCTGCCCAAGCGCCGGGTCGGGTTGGTGTTCGCGGTCGCGGCTCTGATCTGGGTGATCGACCTGGTGTCGAAGAACCTCGTGGCGGCCAACCTCGAGGGCAAGGAGCCGGTGCGCATCCTCGGCGGCCTCATCTACCTGCAAGTGATCCGCAACCCCGGTGCCGCGTTCTCGATGGCCACGGGCATGACGTGGGTGCTCGCGCTGGTCGCGGCGGCCGTGGCCGTCGCCATCATCTGGCTCTCGCGGCGGCTGCGCAGCGTCGGCTGGGCCATCGGCCTCGGCCTGGTGCTCGCGGGCGCGCTCGGCAACCTCACCGACCGCATCTTCCGGGCCCCCGGCCCGCTGCGCGGCCACGTCATCGACTTCATCTCGGCCTTCGCCCCCAACGGCGAGGGCTTCGCGATCTTCAACATCGCCGACTCCGCGATCTGCTGCGGCGGCGTGCTCATCGTGCTGCTGTCGCTGCTGGGCAAGGACTACGACGGCACCTCGACCCGCGACAAGAACAGCAAGAAGGAGACCGCGTGA
- a CDS encoding aminotransferase class V-fold PLP-dependent enzyme has protein sequence MTLALDRTAENTETVAAQGIPGVAGAALRVPLVTGGEIGYANLDHAASAPCLDAVRSAVDEFLPWYASVHRGAGFASQVSTRLYERTRDILRRFVDARATDTVVFTRNTTDSFNLLARSLPRRTSVVVFDTEHHAALLPWRGPNVRRVQLPRTRLAAVSVVDEALDACPEGPRLVVVTGASNVTGELLPVAEIAAVARKHGARVALDAAQLAPHRRISLRELDVDYVALSGHKLYAPFGAGALIGRSDWLRAAEPYLAGGGATKLVTEDAVVWNTGAERHEAGSPNTVGVYALGVACEQLSAHWAAVGEHEATLLERLRKGLAGVPGCAELRLFDAPVDRVGTVSFIVDGFEPGWLAAVLSAEYGIGVRDGAFCAHVATKRLIGECGRDGQQAVRVSLGLGSTEEHVDRLVLALRQIVARGARWEYTKVDGRWAPVGDPRELPPFCA, from the coding sequence ATGACTCTCGCTCTGGACCGTACCGCTGAAAACACCGAAACCGTTGCCGCACAGGGGATCCCCGGCGTCGCGGGGGCGGCACTGCGGGTGCCCCTGGTGACCGGCGGCGAGATCGGTTACGCCAACCTCGACCACGCCGCGAGTGCGCCGTGTCTCGACGCGGTCCGCTCCGCCGTCGACGAGTTCCTGCCCTGGTACGCGAGCGTGCACCGCGGCGCGGGCTTCGCTTCGCAGGTGTCCACGCGCCTTTACGAGCGCACGCGCGACATCCTGCGCCGGTTCGTCGACGCGCGCGCCACCGACACCGTCGTGTTCACCCGCAACACCACGGATTCCTTCAACCTGCTGGCGCGTTCGCTGCCGCGGCGCACGTCCGTGGTCGTGTTCGACACCGAGCACCACGCGGCCCTGCTGCCTTGGCGGGGCCCGAATGTGCGCCGCGTGCAGCTGCCGCGCACGCGGTTGGCCGCGGTGTCCGTTGTGGACGAAGCGCTCGACGCCTGCCCGGAGGGGCCGCGGCTCGTGGTGGTGACCGGAGCGTCCAACGTGACCGGTGAGCTGCTGCCGGTGGCCGAGATCGCCGCCGTGGCACGGAAGCACGGCGCCCGCGTGGCGCTGGACGCCGCGCAGCTCGCGCCGCACCGCCGGATTTCCCTGCGGGAGCTGGACGTCGACTACGTCGCGCTTTCGGGGCACAAGCTCTACGCGCCCTTCGGCGCCGGCGCTCTCATCGGCCGGTCCGACTGGCTGCGCGCCGCCGAGCCATACCTCGCCGGCGGGGGAGCGACCAAGCTCGTGACCGAGGACGCCGTGGTGTGGAACACCGGTGCCGAGCGGCACGAGGCCGGCTCGCCGAACACTGTCGGTGTCTACGCGCTCGGCGTCGCGTGCGAGCAGCTGTCCGCGCACTGGGCCGCCGTGGGCGAGCACGAGGCCACGCTGCTGGAGCGGCTGCGCAAGGGCCTGGCCGGCGTGCCCGGCTGCGCCGAGCTGCGCCTGTTCGACGCGCCGGTGGACCGCGTGGGCACGGTGAGCTTCATCGTCGACGGCTTCGAACCCGGCTGGCTCGCCGCGGTCCTCTCGGCCGAGTACGGCATCGGCGTGCGCGACGGCGCGTTCTGCGCCCACGTCGCCACCAAGCGCCTCATCGGCGAATGCGGCCGCGACGGGCAGCAGGCCGTGCGCGTGAGCCTCGGCCTGGGCAGCACCGAGGAGCACGTGGACCGCCTCGTGCTCGCGCTGCGCCAGATCGTCGCCCGCGGCGCCCGCTGGGAGTACACGAAGGTCGACGGCCGCTGGGCCCCGGTGGGGGACCCGCGGGAGCTGCCGCCGTTTTGCGCCTGA
- a CDS encoding RluA family pseudouridine synthase, with the protein MTARLLPVPDGLDGMRVDAGLAKLLGLSRTVVAELAEAGDVLVDGRPAGKSDRLTAGGLLEVTLPEPESPIQVIAEPVEGMKILHDDDDIIVISKPVGVAVHPSPGWTGPTVVGGLAAAGLRISTSGAAERQGVVHRLDAGTTGVMVVAKSEHAYTVLKRAFKERTVDKGYHAVVQGHPDPTRGTIDAPIDRHPRHDYKFAVVAGGRPSVTHYEVVEAFRAASLAHVKLETGRTHQIRVHFSALRHPCVGDLTYGADPVLARHLGLTRQWLHARTLGFAHPADGRWVEFEAEYPDDLARALEILREESY; encoded by the coding sequence GTGACCGCGCGCCTGCTGCCCGTCCCCGACGGGCTCGACGGCATGCGCGTCGACGCCGGCCTCGCCAAGCTGCTGGGCCTGTCCCGCACGGTCGTGGCGGAGCTCGCCGAAGCCGGGGACGTGCTGGTGGACGGCCGGCCCGCCGGCAAGTCCGACCGCCTGACCGCCGGCGGCCTGCTCGAAGTGACGCTGCCGGAGCCGGAGTCCCCGATCCAGGTCATCGCCGAGCCAGTGGAGGGCATGAAGATCCTCCACGACGACGACGACATCATCGTGATCTCCAAGCCCGTGGGCGTCGCCGTGCACCCGAGCCCCGGCTGGACCGGGCCGACGGTCGTCGGCGGCCTGGCCGCCGCGGGCCTGCGCATCTCGACGTCGGGCGCCGCCGAGCGCCAGGGCGTGGTGCACCGGCTCGACGCGGGCACCACCGGCGTGATGGTGGTGGCCAAGAGCGAGCACGCGTACACGGTGCTCAAGCGCGCGTTCAAGGAACGCACCGTCGACAAGGGCTACCACGCCGTGGTCCAGGGCCACCCGGACCCGACGCGCGGCACCATCGACGCGCCGATCGACCGCCACCCGCGCCACGACTACAAGTTCGCCGTGGTCGCGGGCGGGCGCCCGAGCGTGACGCACTACGAGGTGGTGGAGGCGTTCCGCGCCGCGTCGCTGGCCCACGTGAAGCTCGAGACGGGCCGCACGCACCAGATTCGCGTGCACTTCTCCGCGCTGCGCCACCCGTGCGTGGGCGACCTGACCTACGGCGCCGACCCGGTGCTGGCGCGCCACCTCGGCCTCACGCGGCAGTGGCTGCACGCCCGCACCCTCGGCTTCGCGCACCCGGCCGACGGCCGCTGGGTCGAGTTCGAGGCCGAGTACCCCGACGACCTCGCCCGCGCGCTGGAGATCCTGCGCGAGGAGAGCTACTAG
- the ileS gene encoding isoleucine--tRNA ligase, producing MYPKAQVDGETSVPAQPSFPALEQRVLEYWETDRTFQASIDARPAGANGDNEYVFYDGPPFANGLPHYGHLLTGYVKDIVPRYQTMKGKHVDRRFGWDTHGLPAELEAMRQLGITEKEEIEAMGVAKFNDASRESVLRYTKEWEEYVTRQARWVDFDNDYKTLDLPYMESVIWAFKQLWDKGLVYEGYRVLPYCWRDETPLSNHELRMDDDVYRTRQDPAVTVGFRLEGNGNELDGTYLLIWTTTPWTLPSNLATAVHPEVRYVVVESENFPGKRFLLAEARVGAYARELGEELAVVAHYTGAELLGNRYAPPFPYFLGRENAHRVLSAGYVTTEDGTGVVHIAPAYGEEDKVVTDAAGITPATPVDARGRFDATVPDYEGQQVFEANPNIIRDLKNGTGSAAQQSPILLRHETYEHPYPHCWRCRNPLIYRAVSSWFVAVTQFKDRMVELNQQITWYPDNVKDGQFGKWLENARDWSISRNRYWGSPIPVWQSDDPTYPRTDVYGSLDDLERDFGVRLDNLHRPYIDELTRPNPDDPTGNSTMRRVPEVLDVWFDSGSMPYAQVHYPFENAEWFEHHYPSDFIVEYIGQTRGWFYLLHVLATALFDRPAFRTCISHGIVLGSDGQKMSKSLRNYPDVTEVFDRDGSDAMRWYLMASPILRGGNLVVTDRGIRDAVRQAVLPLWNSYYFLALYANAEGVEGRWRTDSAHLLDRYVLAKTHELVTDVEYALDNYDIAGACQTVRDFLEVLTNWYVRRSRDRFWAGDQDAIDTLHTVLEVTSRVVAPLLPLTTETVWRGLTGGRSVHLTDWPSSLDLPADAALVTAMDRVRQVASTALSLRKANKLRVRLPLAKLLVAAEDVEALREFTDILRDEVNVKSVELTTDVAAHGSFEVAVNARAAGPRLGKDVQKVIKAVKAGDWTTNPGGAVVAAGVELLEGEYERRLVAKDGGAAAELPGGSGLVQLDTEVTADLADEGIARDLVRVVQQARREAGLDVSDRIALTIDAPDEVVAAVKKFEEFVASETLATSVTYGDAPEGFEGTVGDGVKVRVAVEKA from the coding sequence ATGTACCCGAAGGCCCAGGTGGACGGCGAGACGTCGGTCCCGGCCCAGCCGTCGTTCCCCGCACTGGAGCAGCGCGTGCTCGAGTACTGGGAGACCGACCGGACGTTCCAGGCCTCGATCGACGCGCGCCCGGCCGGGGCGAACGGCGACAACGAGTACGTGTTCTACGACGGCCCGCCCTTCGCCAACGGCCTGCCGCACTACGGGCACCTGCTCACCGGGTACGTGAAGGACATCGTCCCGCGCTACCAGACGATGAAGGGCAAGCACGTCGACCGCCGGTTCGGCTGGGACACCCACGGCCTGCCCGCCGAGCTCGAGGCGATGCGCCAGCTCGGCATCACGGAGAAGGAAGAGATCGAGGCGATGGGGGTCGCCAAGTTCAACGACGCCTCCCGCGAGTCCGTGCTGCGCTACACCAAGGAGTGGGAGGAGTACGTCACCCGCCAGGCGCGCTGGGTCGACTTCGACAACGACTACAAGACGCTCGACCTGCCCTACATGGAGTCGGTCATCTGGGCGTTCAAGCAGCTGTGGGACAAGGGGCTGGTGTACGAGGGCTACCGCGTGCTGCCCTACTGCTGGCGCGACGAGACGCCGCTGTCCAACCACGAGCTGCGCATGGACGACGACGTCTACCGCACCCGCCAGGACCCGGCCGTCACGGTCGGGTTCCGCTTGGAGGGCAACGGGAACGAGCTCGACGGCACGTACCTGCTCATCTGGACGACCACGCCGTGGACGCTGCCCTCGAACCTCGCCACCGCCGTGCACCCCGAGGTTCGCTACGTCGTGGTGGAGAGCGAGAACTTCCCCGGCAAGCGGTTCCTCCTCGCCGAAGCCCGCGTCGGCGCGTACGCGCGCGAGCTCGGCGAAGAGCTCGCGGTCGTGGCGCACTACACCGGTGCGGAGCTGCTCGGAAACCGTTACGCCCCACCGTTCCCGTACTTCCTCGGCCGGGAGAACGCGCACCGGGTCCTGTCGGCGGGCTACGTCACGACCGAAGACGGCACCGGCGTCGTGCACATCGCGCCCGCCTACGGTGAAGAGGACAAGGTCGTCACCGACGCCGCGGGCATCACGCCGGCAACCCCGGTCGACGCGCGCGGCCGCTTCGACGCGACCGTGCCCGACTACGAGGGCCAGCAGGTGTTCGAGGCCAATCCGAACATCATCCGCGACCTCAAGAACGGCACGGGTTCCGCCGCGCAGCAGAGCCCGATCCTGTTGCGCCACGAGACTTACGAGCACCCGTATCCGCACTGCTGGCGCTGCCGCAACCCGCTGATCTACCGCGCGGTGTCGTCGTGGTTCGTCGCGGTGACGCAGTTCAAGGACCGCATGGTCGAGCTCAACCAGCAGATCACGTGGTACCCGGACAACGTCAAGGACGGCCAGTTCGGCAAGTGGCTGGAGAACGCCCGCGACTGGTCGATCTCCCGCAACCGCTACTGGGGTTCGCCGATCCCGGTGTGGCAGTCGGACGACCCGACCTACCCGCGCACCGACGTCTACGGCTCCCTTGACGACCTCGAGCGCGATTTCGGGGTGCGGCTGGACAACCTGCACCGCCCGTACATCGACGAGCTGACCCGGCCGAACCCGGACGACCCGACCGGGAACTCGACCATGCGCCGCGTGCCCGAGGTGCTCGACGTGTGGTTCGACTCGGGCTCGATGCCGTATGCCCAGGTGCACTACCCGTTCGAGAACGCCGAGTGGTTCGAGCACCACTACCCGAGCGACTTCATCGTGGAGTACATCGGGCAGACGCGCGGCTGGTTCTACCTGCTGCACGTGCTCGCGACGGCGTTGTTCGACCGGCCCGCGTTCCGCACCTGCATCAGCCACGGCATCGTGCTCGGCTCCGACGGGCAGAAGATGTCGAAGTCGCTGCGGAACTACCCGGACGTGACCGAGGTGTTCGACCGCGACGGGTCCGACGCCATGCGGTGGTACCTCATGGCGAGCCCGATCCTGCGCGGCGGCAACCTCGTCGTCACCGACCGGGGCATCCGCGACGCGGTGCGCCAGGCCGTGCTGCCGCTGTGGAACTCGTACTACTTCCTCGCCCTCTACGCCAATGCCGAGGGCGTGGAAGGCCGGTGGCGTACGGATTCGGCGCACCTGCTCGACCGCTACGTGCTCGCGAAGACCCACGAGCTGGTGACGGACGTCGAGTACGCGCTGGACAACTACGACATCGCCGGCGCGTGCCAGACCGTGCGCGACTTCCTGGAGGTGCTCACGAACTGGTACGTGCGCCGTTCGCGCGACCGGTTCTGGGCGGGTGACCAGGACGCGATCGACACGCTGCACACGGTGCTCGAGGTGACCTCCCGTGTCGTCGCGCCGCTGCTGCCGCTCACGACCGAGACGGTGTGGCGCGGCCTCACCGGCGGCCGTTCGGTGCACCTGACCGACTGGCCGAGCTCGCTCGACCTGCCGGCCGACGCGGCGCTGGTCACGGCCATGGACCGCGTGCGGCAGGTGGCGTCGACGGCGCTCTCGCTGCGCAAGGCCAACAAGCTGCGCGTGCGGCTGCCGCTGGCGAAGCTGCTGGTCGCGGCCGAGGACGTGGAGGCGCTGCGCGAGTTCACCGACATCCTGCGCGACGAGGTGAACGTGAAGTCGGTCGAGCTGACCACCGACGTCGCGGCGCACGGCTCGTTCGAGGTCGCCGTGAACGCGCGGGCGGCCGGGCCGCGGCTGGGCAAGGACGTGCAGAAGGTCATCAAGGCCGTGAAGGCCGGCGACTGGACGACGAACCCGGGCGGCGCCGTGGTGGCGGCAGGCGTCGAGCTGCTCGAAGGCGAGTACGAGCGGCGCCTGGTGGCCAAGGATGGCGGCGCGGCGGCCGAGCTGCCGGGCGGCAGCGGGCTGGTGCAGCTCGACACCGAGGTCACGGCCGACCTGGCCGACGAGGGCATCGCCCGTGACCTGGTGCGCGTGGTGCAGCAGGCCCGCCGCGAGGCCGGCCTCGACGTGTCCGACCGCATCGCGCTCACGATCGACGCGCCGGACGAGGTCGTGGCCGCGGTGAAGAAGTTCGAGGAGTTCGTGGCCTCGGAAACGCTGGCCACGTCGGTGACCTACGGCGACGCGCCGGAGGGCTTCGAGGGCACCGTCGGCGACGGCGTGAAGGTCCGCGTCGCAGTGGAGAAGGCGTAG